Proteins from a genomic interval of Lentimicrobiaceae bacterium:
- a CDS encoding RagB/SusD family nutrient uptake outer membrane protein translates to MKKYIIGIAFIASLIMASCAGQLEIAPPTAITDEQIKTILASGDTVKIKLVLESMANTMPNLFNTSGISGGGTADGRYRSCQGMDCMRNLEGNDIVFGNKNLSIFGGDEYFLRDFISASVDKNAYYWTQEWAIITAVNKMLLYLDDATVGNNAKLKEYKARGLVARAYAYNYLMENYQDSYLQGGKDKLGLMLYDSYSPTQPYKARATATETYDFIKKDLTTAVLLFNSAGKGYTTTVLTDIDLGVANFVLARVSLITGDWATVLTACNGILSSYLTLMGENVYGGTKNVSTTNVPEIRPETNGFLYNNVNPEVILGWPVGQALTAHNGWMNPFSEGSGGLGEGFERIDNRLYNKIDNNDYRKNCFLANDFGDYAYPTAGTVKFIPAYTNMKFAATHGIGTNDKKNVGTVTCYYMRTSEVYLMKAEAQAQSGDANGAKTTLNILLGARTKAGSPKLTCDTYSGMAGLNPLQMVQLQTRIEMWGEGGREYFNNKRWGIAVDRTSSANHVDKSTYSVAKMTLQIPEVETLYNPLCKQN, encoded by the coding sequence ATGAAAAAGTATATAATAGGAATTGCATTTATTGCAAGCTTGATTATGGCTTCGTGTGCGGGTCAATTGGAAATAGCGCCGCCCACTGCCATTACTGATGAACAAATTAAAACGATATTGGCTTCCGGAGATACAGTAAAGATCAAACTGGTCCTGGAAAGTATGGCCAACACGATGCCAAATCTATTCAATACAAGTGGTATCAGCGGGGGCGGAACAGCTGACGGGCGTTATCGTTCATGCCAGGGAATGGATTGTATGCGTAACCTGGAAGGGAATGACATCGTATTCGGCAATAAAAACCTAAGTATTTTTGGTGGGGACGAATATTTTCTGCGTGATTTCATATCCGCCTCTGTTGACAAAAATGCTTACTATTGGACTCAGGAATGGGCCATTATCACTGCTGTCAATAAGATGTTGCTCTATCTGGATGATGCAACGGTAGGGAACAATGCCAAATTGAAAGAGTACAAAGCAAGAGGTCTGGTAGCCCGTGCGTATGCATACAACTACCTGATGGAGAACTATCAGGATTCTTATCTACAGGGTGGAAAAGACAAATTAGGCCTTATGCTGTACGATTCCTATTCTCCAACACAACCTTACAAAGCGCGTGCTACTGCTACAGAAACATATGATTTTATCAAGAAAGACCTGACAACTGCCGTTTTGCTGTTCAATTCTGCGGGCAAAGGATACACAACCACAGTACTTACGGACATTGATTTAGGTGTCGCAAATTTTGTACTGGCAAGGGTATCGCTGATAACAGGCGATTGGGCGACAGTCCTTACTGCTTGCAATGGAATTTTGAGCAGTTACCTTACTCTGATGGGAGAAAATGTGTATGGCGGTACTAAAAATGTAAGTACCACGAACGTTCCGGAAATTCGCCCTGAAACAAACGGATTTCTTTACAACAATGTAAATCCGGAAGTCATTTTGGGGTGGCCTGTTGGTCAGGCACTCACCGCCCATAATGGTTGGATGAACCCGTTTAGTGAAGGAAGCGGTGGTTTGGGCGAAGGATTTGAACGGATTGACAACCGTCTTTATAATAAAATAGACAATAACGACTATCGCAAGAATTGCTTTTTGGCAAACGACTTTGGAGATTATGCCTATCCCACTGCCGGTACGGTAAAATTCATTCCGGCCTATACAAATATGAAATTTGCCGCTACCCACGGCATCGGAACCAACGACAAGAAAAATGTCGGAACCGTTACCTGTTACTACATGCGTACTTCTGAAGTGTACCTGATGAAAGCCGAAGCTCAGGCCCAGTCTGGTGATGCAAATGGTGCTAAAACCACCCTGAATATCTTACTTGGCGCCCGTACAAAGGCAGGTTCACCTAAATTGACCTGTGATACCTATTCTGGTATGGCCGGTTTAAATCCATTGCAAATGGTTCAATTACAAACCCGTATAGAAATGTGGGGTGAAGGTGGACGCGAATACTTTAACAACAAACGTTGGGGTATTGCTGTAGATCGGACAAGTTCTGCCAACCACGTTGATAAAAGTACTTATAGTGTAGCGAAAATGACACTGCAAATTCCGGAAGTAGAGACATTGTACAATCCTCTGTGTAAGCAGAATTAA